From Bos javanicus breed banteng chromosome 5, ARS-OSU_banteng_1.0, whole genome shotgun sequence, the proteins below share one genomic window:
- the ZCRB1 gene encoding zinc finger CCHC-type and RNA-binding motif-containing protein 1 isoform X2, producing the protein MTYIGVTIMKDKDTRRSKGVAFILFLDKDSAQNCTRAINNKQLFGRVIKASIAIDNGRAAEFIRRRNYFDKSKCYECGESGHLSYACPKNMLGEREPPKKKEKKKKKKIPEPEEEIEEVEESEDEGEDPALDSLSQAIAFQQAKIEEEQKKWKPSSGGPSTSDDSRRPRIKKSTYFSDEEELSD; encoded by the exons GGTTACTATAATGAAAGATAAAGATACCAGAAGGAGTAAAGgggttgcatttattttatttttggataaaGACTCTGCACAAAACTGTACCCGGGCAATAAACAACAAACAG TTATTTGGTAGAGTGATAAAAGCAAGCATTGCTATTGACAATGGAAGAGCAGCTGAGTTCATCCGAAGACGAAACTACTTTGATAAATCTAAGTGTTATGAATGTGGG GAAAGTGGACACTTAAGTTATGCCTGTCCTAAAAATATGCTTGGAGAACGGGAACctccaaagaagaaagagaaaaagaaaaaaaagaaaattcctgagCCAGAAGAAGAAAT tgaagaagtagaagaaagtgaagatgaagggGAAGATCCTGCTCTTGACAGCCTCAGTCAGGCCATAGCTTTCCAG CAAGCCaaaattgaagaagaacaaaaaaaatggaaacccaGTTCAGGAGGTCCTTCAACATCAGATGATTCAAGACGCCCAAGGATAAAGAAAAGCACATACTTCAGTGATGAGGAGGAACTtagtgattaa
- the ZCRB1 gene encoding zinc finger CCHC-type and RNA-binding motif-containing protein 1 isoform X3: MKDKDTRRSKGVAFILFLDKDSAQNCTRAINNKQLFGRVIKASIAIDNGRAAEFIRRRNYFDKSKCYECGESGHLSYACPKNMLGEREPPKKKEKKKKKKIPEPEEEIEEVEESEDEGEDPALDSLSQAIAFQQAKIEEEQKKWKPSSGGPSTSDDSRRPRIKKSTYFSDEEELSD, translated from the exons ATGAAAGATAAAGATACCAGAAGGAGTAAAGgggttgcatttattttatttttggataaaGACTCTGCACAAAACTGTACCCGGGCAATAAACAACAAACAG TTATTTGGTAGAGTGATAAAAGCAAGCATTGCTATTGACAATGGAAGAGCAGCTGAGTTCATCCGAAGACGAAACTACTTTGATAAATCTAAGTGTTATGAATGTGGG GAAAGTGGACACTTAAGTTATGCCTGTCCTAAAAATATGCTTGGAGAACGGGAACctccaaagaagaaagagaaaaagaaaaaaaagaaaattcctgagCCAGAAGAAGAAAT tgaagaagtagaagaaagtgaagatgaagggGAAGATCCTGCTCTTGACAGCCTCAGTCAGGCCATAGCTTTCCAG CAAGCCaaaattgaagaagaacaaaaaaaatggaaacccaGTTCAGGAGGTCCTTCAACATCAGATGATTCAAGACGCCCAAGGATAAAGAAAAGCACATACTTCAGTGATGAGGAGGAACTtagtgattaa